Proteins encoded by one window of Fusobacterium mortiferum ATCC 9817:
- the cobJ gene encoding precorrin-3B C(17)-methyltransferase: MSKGKIYVVGIGPGNMEDISVRAYKTLKNVDVIAGYITYIDLVKDEFKEKEFYVSGMKKEIDRCEKVLELAKEGKTVALISSGDAGIYGMAGIMIEVALGSGIDVEVIPGITSSVAGASLVGAPLMHDQAIISLSDLLTDWEVITKRIDRASEGDFVISLYNPKSKGRTEQIVEAREIMLKHKAPSTPVALLRHVGREDENYTLTNLDEMLNYEIDMFTVVIVGNSKTYVKEGKMITPRGYHL; the protein is encoded by the coding sequence ATGAGTAAAGGGAAAATATATGTAGTAGGGATAGGACCTGGAAATATGGAAGATATAAGTGTAAGAGCTTATAAGACTTTAAAAAATGTAGATGTAATAGCTGGATATATCACTTATATAGATTTAGTAAAAGATGAATTTAAGGAGAAAGAGTTCTATGTATCTGGAATGAAAAAAGAGATAGACAGATGTGAAAAGGTTTTAGAGCTAGCTAAAGAGGGAAAAACAGTAGCTCTGATAAGTAGTGGAGATGCTGGTATCTATGGAATGGCTGGAATAATGATAGAGGTAGCATTAGGAAGTGGAATAGATGTAGAGGTTATACCAGGAATTACATCATCAGTAGCTGGAGCTTCATTAGTTGGAGCACCTCTTATGCATGACCAAGCTATAATAAGTTTAAGTGATTTACTTACAGATTGGGAAGTTATTACTAAAAGAATAGATAGAGCTAGTGAGGGAGATTTTGTAATCTCTCTATATAATCCAAAGAGTAAGGGAAGAACAGAACAGATAGTAGAGGCAAGAGAGATTATGTTAAAACATAAGGCTCCTAGCACTCCAGTTGCTCTATTAAGGCATGTAGGGAGAGAAGATGAGAACTATACTTTAACTAATTTAGATGAGATGTTAAACTATGAGATAGATATGTTTACTGTGGTTATAGTTGGAAACTCTAAAACATATGTAAAAGAGGGAAAAATGATAACTCCTAGAGGATATCATCTATGA
- a CDS encoding cobalt-precorrin-6A reductase has translation MIWVIGGTKDSRDFLEKIVKSTTDIIVTTATEYGGKLLENLPVKTLCKKLTYSMMVDFVKENSIDKIVDLSHPYAMEVSQNAIDVSKELQIEYFRFEREEISFLPQKYKEFDNIESLIKYLEGVEGNILVTLGSNNIPHFSKLKNLKNFYFRILPKWDMVKKCEDVGVLPKNIIAMQGPFSKNMNKAMIEQYDIKYLVTKQAGDTGGEREKIEAADEMNIEVVFLTRPKVEYPSCYSDIDKLFKRVIEK, from the coding sequence ATGATTTGGGTAATAGGTGGTACAAAGGATTCTAGAGATTTTCTGGAAAAGATTGTAAAGAGTACTACTGATATAATTGTAACAACAGCTACTGAGTATGGTGGAAAACTTTTAGAAAATCTGCCAGTAAAAACTCTATGTAAAAAATTGACTTACTCTATGATGGTAGATTTTGTAAAAGAAAACTCTATTGATAAGATAGTTGATTTATCTCACCCATATGCTATGGAAGTTTCACAGAATGCCATTGATGTAAGTAAGGAGCTACAAATAGAGTATTTTAGATTTGAAAGAGAGGAAATCTCTTTTCTCCCACAAAAATATAAAGAGTTTGATAATATAGAAAGCCTGATAAAATATTTAGAGGGAGTAGAGGGAAATATATTAGTTACTCTTGGAAGTAATAATATTCCTCATTTTTCTAAGCTTAAGAATTTAAAAAATTTTTATTTTAGAATTTTACCTAAATGGGATATGGTAAAAAAGTGTGAAGATGTAGGGGTACTCCCTAAGAATATAATTGCTATGCAAGGACCTTTCTCTAAAAATATGAACAAGGCTATGATAGAGCAATATGATATAAAATATCTTGTAACTAAGCAAGCTGGAGATACAGGAGGAGAGAGAGAAAAGATAGAAGCTGCTGATGAGATGAATATAGAAGTAGTTTTTCTTACTCGTCCTAAGGTAGAATATCCTAGCTGTTATAGTGATATAGATAAATTATTTAAAAGAGTAATAGAGAAATAG
- the cbiG gene encoding cobalt-precorrin 5A hydrolase — MKIAFWSVTRGAGEVAKRIGKKVEGDIYTLKKFNIEESIQIENFSEELERKFNYYDGHIFIMATGIVIRKIAPLIKSKDIDPAVLVIDEGENFVISLLSGHIGGANELAYKIAQSCSLLPIITTSSDVTGKIAIDTIAQKLNCEMESLTKAKELTSLIVDDKKVDILLPNNVKLGENKNSSGVVIVSNKKSIDIMRLYPKNIIVGIGCRRGTPKEEIEKSLDEVMRKHNLAYESIKKISTVDIKADEVGIIELAQILNRELIIISREDIKKVEDRFVGSEFVKKQIGVSCVSEPCALLASNGDGKFLEQKYIQSGITISIYEEKFGDE, encoded by the coding sequence ATGAAGATTGCATTTTGGAGTGTAACAAGAGGAGCTGGAGAGGTAGCTAAGAGAATAGGGAAAAAAGTAGAGGGGGATATATATACTCTAAAAAAATTTAATATAGAGGAAAGTATTCAAATAGAAAACTTTAGTGAGGAACTAGAGAGAAAATTTAACTATTATGATGGGCATATATTTATTATGGCAACAGGAATAGTTATTAGAAAGATAGCACCACTTATAAAGAGTAAAGATATTGACCCAGCTGTATTAGTTATAGATGAGGGAGAAAATTTTGTAATCTCTCTTCTCTCTGGTCATATTGGTGGAGCTAATGAGCTAGCTTATAAAATTGCTCAGTCTTGCTCTTTACTCCCTATTATAACTACTAGTTCAGATGTTACAGGAAAGATAGCAATAGACACAATAGCACAAAAACTAAATTGCGAGATGGAATCTCTTACTAAAGCTAAAGAGCTTACATCTTTAATAGTGGATGATAAAAAGGTAGATATACTACTTCCTAATAATGTAAAATTAGGAGAGAATAAAAATTCCTCTGGAGTAGTAATAGTATCAAATAAAAAAAGTATAGATATAATGAGATTATATCCTAAAAATATTATTGTAGGTATAGGTTGTAGGAGAGGAACTCCTAAAGAGGAGATAGAAAAATCATTAGATGAGGTAATGAGAAAACATAATCTTGCTTATGAGAGTATAAAAAAAATCTCTACTGTGGATATAAAGGCTGATGAAGTTGGAATTATAGAGTTAGCCCAAATTTTAAATAGAGAGCTTATAATTATATCCAGAGAGGATATAAAAAAGGTGGAGGATAGATTTGTAGGCTCTGAATTTGTAAAAAAACAGATAGGAGTTAGCTGTGTATCTGAACCTTGTGCTCTGTTAGCTTCTAATGGAGATGGTAAATTTTTAGAGCAAAAATATATTCAAAGTGGAATAACAATATCAATTTATGAGGAGAAATTTGGAGATGAGTAA